A section of the Candidatus Babeliales bacterium genome encodes:
- a CDS encoding chromate transporter, whose protein sequence is MRSFFIKIFLKTVRTFLDGITAGVAGLIAADVLDILGQILISKLTIGIFIASLVFLFLYKSPYAIIWIVLMGGLLSTIVSVI, encoded by the coding sequence ATGCGGTCATTTTTTATCAAAATATTTTTAAAAACTGTTCGCACATTTCTCGATGGAATAACTGCTGGAGTTGCTGGACTGATTGCAGCAGATGTATTAGATATTCTTGGACAAATACTGATCAGTAAACTAACCATAGGGATCTTTATTGCTTCATTAGTGTTTTTATTCTTATACAAATCACCTTATGCAATTATATGGATTGTTCTTATGGGAGGACTATTAAGCACCATTGTTTCCGTCATATAA
- a CDS encoding AbrB/MazE/SpoVT family DNA-binding domain-containing protein yields the protein MADTKITSKYQMTLPKEVRIALNINVGDVISFEVLEDGSVVLKKAAPFDQRFMQALSSTLSEWNSIYDEEDFDDLQDL from the coding sequence ATGGCAGATACAAAAATAACTTCAAAATACCAAATGACGTTGCCCAAAGAGGTACGTATTGCCCTGAATATTAATGTTGGAGATGTCATCAGTTTTGAGGTATTAGAAGATGGCTCTGTAGTATTGAAAAAGGCTGCTCCCTTTGATCAGCGATTTATGCAAGCATTAAGCTCTACTCTATCCGAATGGAATTCGATATATGATGAAGAGGACTTTGATGATTTACAAGACCTTTGA
- a CDS encoding nucleoside triphosphate pyrophosphohydrolase, giving the protein MKKNTVKFICNKLSRDKTVANMESTGITTNHTILTGTALIAALNKKLVEEAHEVIEAFSGDNRNEMISELVDVLDLIDALRKTHNITMDEIKEVQKATHLKRGGYENGIFMETIEMEEDNPWVTHFRKSPEKYPEI; this is encoded by the coding sequence ATGAAAAAAAATACCGTAAAATTTATCTGCAACAAACTTTCTCGCGATAAAACAGTAGCGAATATGGAGTCCACAGGCATTACCACAAACCATACAATTCTCACTGGCACTGCCCTTATTGCTGCGCTCAACAAAAAACTAGTTGAAGAAGCACATGAAGTCATAGAAGCTTTTTCTGGTGATAATCGAAATGAAATGATTTCTGAATTGGTTGATGTGCTTGATCTCATCGATGCATTACGAAAAACACACAATATTACTATGGATGAAATTAAAGAAGTTCAGAAAGCTACTCACCTCAAAAGAGGTGGTTATGAAAATGGAATATTCATGGAAACCATAGAAATGGAAGAAGATAATCCATGGGTAACTCATTTCAGAAAATCTCCTGAAAAATATCCTGAGATTTAA
- a CDS encoding cupin domain-containing protein translates to MKNITVTDPNQKLSTFSDLWSPKIIAELNESYIKLAKLKGEYVWHKHDNEDEMFLIIKGNLTIELRDKTLSLNPGQMVVIPKGVEHRPVASDEVHVMLIEPKTTLSTGDSKNTEDKKATHGEWI, encoded by the coding sequence ATGAAAAATATTACCGTTACTGACCCGAATCAAAAGCTTTCTACCTTTTCTGATCTGTGGTCCCCTAAAATTATCGCTGAGCTAAATGAATCGTACATAAAATTAGCAAAGTTAAAAGGTGAATATGTTTGGCATAAACACGACAATGAAGATGAAATGTTCCTCATTATTAAAGGTAACTTAACCATAGAATTACGAGATAAAACTCTTTCTCTTAATCCTGGTCAAATGGTGGTTATCCCGAAAGGCGTTGAGCATCGTCCTGTAGCGAGTGATGAAGTACATGTCATGTTAATAGAGCCTAAAACAACGCTCAGCACTGGCGACTCAAAAAATACCGAAGACAAAAAAGCAACTCACGGTGAATGGATTTAA